The DNA region ACCTCTATTTTGCGAGACAATTTTTCTCTTTGCCGTAATTGGTGCAATTAAACTTACAGCTAAAGGAAAGATATGCGTTGGGAATGAATACTTTCGTTTTTTGAGACATAATAACTAAAACAACAATCCGTGATTACCGAATCAGCTGCCCACACTTCACTTCTTAATTCAATAATCTGTTTTTAACTTCCAGGCATCTTAATGATGGTCTACAGGAGTCAAGATCTGGGAATAGATTTCGGCATAATGATTTATCCAAGATAAATCATTATTTTTCAGTATGAAAATATTATATGTCATTATTCTGCTATCACTCAATGGTGTTAAATTTGGTTTTGGACAAACCAAAATGATTGTGGAAGATGAAGTGTGGGAAGCTTTTACCTTGCAAGAATTTTCAAGTAAAATATCAAAAGTTGATGATTTGCCGAAAGATATTCAACGACGTATGAAGGCGATAATAGCTGAAGTATTTTGGGACCTAAAGGATTCAATCCGGTTCTTCGGGGCACAGGTCATTGACGTTAAATCTGCAGTAAAGCACGTCAATCGGCCTAGTATATTAATGAGTGAGCGAAAACCGCTTATTCCAAAATATGAACTTTCCTTCTCCTTACAAGACACAACGATTGGGATTATTCGATATTATGTTTTGATCCATTTAGATGATTATGGACAAATCCTCGATCTAAATTGGCCAATCGGATATGGTGGAAGCAAACGAAATCTTTTAGATAGAAGATTAATTTATGAATTTGCCTCAAGGGAGGTAACAAAACGTGGATTTTCTTACGATAACTATTCGGTAATATTTAAATATAATGAGGAATATGCTCAATTATTTTGGACATTTAATTTCTTTAAAAATTATAATGAAGAAGGTGGCTACACTGTAACGATTCCTTGGAGTGAATTGAAAATAATTGAATCCTCAAGTGAACAATAAGACAGATAATCGCTTTCTATAACAACTCCGATAAATCGCTGGGCAAAGTATAAATTTTCAGAAGTCGATGATGTAAGACCCATTGAGATATAATAGTTCATCATCGCTATTCTGATTTTAGATGGTTTTTCAACTTACCGAAAGTAGCATCTAATAAAAACAACTTAAATAAAATTATAACAGTGAATTATATCTTCGTTTTGTGAGAAAAGGTTTTCTAAAAGTTTCCAGACCTATCAAAAATCGATTGATTTATCAATTAGATCCGTAGAAATTATACGTAAGATAATTCTCACCAAGTTACTTTGCTTTTCAAAAGATTATGAAAAGATTTCACTTTTATATCGTCTACCCTAAATGACTTTTTGAATTTGTATTTTAAACTTAAGTACTTTCAAAAAATAGACATATCCGATCATAGCAGCCAGTAAATAAATGATATTTCATCAAAAGCCACTATATTCCAATCGTTAAACTTTATAAATTTTTAATCCCTATGCTTTGTAATACAAGAAAAAATTTGATTTTATAGAAATTTGGTTGAACATGTTTTTAGTTACACAGCAACAATATTGCCAATGGGAATTTTTCCATGTACTTTGCAATAGAATTTCCGTTACTTGTTGCACCTTAATTTAAGTATGATGGAGTTACCTGAAAAAAAACAATTAAACAGTAAGGGCGTGACCCGTTATATTTTTCTGGCTCTAGCCATTGCGCTAGGGATTTGGATTGTTGGTTCTAGGTTGAGTGCTTTTGTAAGTATATACAAAAGCACGGCGGTAGTTAAAAAGATGCCACAAATATCGGATACATATAAAGAAGTTTTTCCAAATTATGATAATTCGGAAATTACCCCTTCATATAACTTCTATTCTGCTTATCGAACCCCAAGAGGCACCTTCAAAATCAATCAGGGAACAGAAAATATTTTGGTCTATAAATTAGCGATAAGTAAACCTACTGCAAGGTTGGCAGACATTGTAAAAATCAATTGGAATACGAACATTTCAAATTCCTACAGTTATATTTATGACGGGAGTTATAGAAGTGCCAATTTTGTATTTAGCGAGCTAGAGAAAAAGCCAACAGGAGACAAAAATGTGTTTATAAATATATCTGGTAAACTATTGGATAAGGAAATTTCGAATGATACTATTCAATGTCAGACTATAGATATAACCCAACTAGGAGGGCGTTATACCACTAATGGAACTTACGATTTTCTGTACAAAAAGACAGATAGACTATTGGGCCGAAAATTTTCTATAGAGCTTGCGTTCATAAAAAAGAATTCCAAATTCTATATGCTGATATTGTCACCAACAACCTCTATTCACCATCCAAAACAGACATCTACCTTATTCAACCTATTAACTAAAAAATAAATGAAACGTGCACTTTATCTATTATTAATTTATATTTCGGTCTTCGCATCTTGTACTATTACTAGCTCTGAGAAGGACCAAAAAGCTTACATTGATAAAGCTTTTACTGTTACCGAGTCATTCTATAAATCTCTTTCGAAAAAAAATTATTCTAACATCCATAGTCTTTTTGGAACAAGCTCTAAATTTACAAAAGAGCAAGTAAATCTAATGGTTAACCAGATCATTGGAGTAAGCGAACAACGATTCGGCGTTATAGAATCTAGGAGATTAAAAAGTAATACCAACCTAGTGACAAAAAAGAGCGGTCCGGTTGTAAATTGTGATGTCATTTATGAAACAGTCAGAAACAATAAAAATTATTTAGAAAATTTTAAATTGTCACTTTTTGAAAATCAAATTAAGATTACCGATTATTTCGTCACACCGGTCGAAAATAAGAAATGATCAATCTAGTAAAAAACTTTCGTTTTGTGAGAATTTTTTTTAGTTGTCGTAGTTGTTGCAATTAAACTTACAGCTGAAAGAAAGATATACAGTAGGGGATGAATACTTTCGTTTATTGAGACTAACCTCGTTATTGATAATGCTATATTACATAAAATCAACCTCTTTTGATAACTAATGCTAATGAATACGCAACATTATTGACGGGAAATACGTCTTATGTAAAAAGATACAAATGCTTAGCAAAATCGTAATAACTTTTTTATTAGTCATAAATTTCATTTCAGTGTATTCTCAAAACAGAAATACCTGTGATTGTACAATAGTCCTAAAGGAAATAATATCCGATATTGAGAGCAACTATCCAGGTTTTCGCTCTAAAGTAAATGTTGCCAACAAGAATTACTACAAAGAGTTGAAAAATAAGGTCATCACACAAGCAATGACTACTAGTAATCGTGAAAGTTGCTTTTATATAATAGAAAAGTATATCCAATTCTTTAAGGACAATCATATTATTTTTAGTGACCGAAAAACATCACCCTCACAGCATTCATTTTCCGGAAGAACAATTAAGAAAACGTCCAGACAACTTATTGGCATCTGGCGCAGAAATAGTGATTCGCTGCTGGTTAGTATTGTAAAAGGCTCGGATAATAAGTATGAAGGATACATCTTGAAACCGAACGGTAGATTAGGGGAAATTCATTTTGAACTTATCGGAAATGAGCATGAATTTAGAATTAGGAACTATGATACGCCTTTAACCACAGATTTACTTCGAGGGCGAAGGCTTAAAAACCTCCTGATTGAACCAAACGGTATTTGGCAAAAAATGGATAATGAGCAAAGTGGCATAGAAGTTAAAACATCAACCTATTCTGTCAATAAAAAGTTTAGGTACAAACAGGTAAAGGAAGATATTTACTATCTAGGGATACCATCATTTAATACAGACGCCAGAAGTTTTGATTCGATTATTGTAAATCAGATTATCCCTCAATTAGAAGAAAATAAGATTAAACACCTAATTATCGATCTCCGGAACAATGTTGGAGGAAACAGTTCATTTTTATCACTGATGAGGTTTGCATATGAAAAACCATTTTCTATTCCAGGCGATTTTGTGTTTGCTTCCCCTAAACTCATTCAAAATTACGAAATATCCACGAACTCATTTAGGCGGGCTATTCTTCCTAAATTAAGAGTTAACATGGGTGGATTTGTACAAAGAGACTCACTTATAATTACGCTTAAGGAAAATTATCAATATCCAAAAACAATCAGCATTATAGTAAATGAAAATTCTGCAAGCAGTTCTGAGTATTTTTTGATACTCGCAAAACATAGCACAAAAGTTAAACTGTATGGAAGACATACTGCAGGGACACTCGATTATAGCGAATTATTTGAGCCGGAAAAACTTTCCTGTGAAGATTATTTCCTTATGCGTCCAACTACAAAATCATATTGGACAGATACCAGCCCAATAGATAATAAGGGAATTTTGCCAGATATTGATTTAAGCTCTTATCCTGAAAACGAATGGGTAGATATTATCCTAGATAAGCTTAAATAATAGGCTAAAAAATAAACTGTTTTGACCATAAATATAGGTGCCTCAAAATAAGGTATTCCAGTATCTTCGTTTATTGAGAATAATTTAACCCGTTTTTGTTAAAATAAAGCAAATATATTTTTTACTAGTGCCGGGCTCTTTAAAAAAACTTTGTTCCTGGTGCAGAATTCAGTACGACCCCATGTTTTTGGCAAAGCGATTCCAGTCTATCGTATAATATTGCATCTGATTCCGGACCGTTAGCGTATGGCTCGAGGTGTCTCATCCCGAAATATAAGCCATCGCGCAGGTCACGCAAATTTATTTCTGTAATTGTAGATTTGTGCACACCTCAATATAATAAACTAATTTTTAATATTCTTACGATTTCCCGTGCGTCATAGTATAATTCTATCAAGCAGACTGCAGATGGTTTAGCATTGCATTTAGAAGACGGCAGAAGATATTGATACCAAAAAGCGGTGTTGGGATGTATCCCAGCACAATTGGCTTTCCAAAACATTTACATAGTGATGTAACTACCCATAAAAACGGCAGAAATTCTCTTAACAATAATATAATTATTCAATAACAATGCGATAATTTTATGGCTACTATCTTGCAATAAAAACCAAATACTCAATCAAAATCAAATTATGAAAAGTTTTAATGCTCCAAGAAAAATGTGGGTTCGATGATTCGAACTTCAATCATTATTTGTTGTTCTATTTTGTTGCTTATATCTAATAGCTGCAAAAAAAATAGTGATGAAGAAAAGCTCTCTAATCGCAGGGTTGATATAATTACCTCTGCTAAGGAGTTATACGAGTCTAACGTAAAGGAAGGCTTAGCGGGCCCTTTTGCTATTGACTGGAACAAATTTTACTTTCAAGGAGACAGTCTACTGGTGGTAAAAATGGCCGGTCATTCTTCCATTGGTCACCAAGAAGATGATATAGCTATGGTTAGTGGCGTGATTTTCACCACAAAAAAAAATAAAATTACAAGAGTACAAAAAGTTGAGTTTATAGGAAAAAAATCTGATGTACAATTATCCAGTTTAAAGATACTAACTTCTTTTAATGATGCTAAGATTGGTAAACCAATCACGACAGATGGGACTTTCATTCAGTACAGTGTCAAGCATAACAAGTACGTTGCCGCTTTTTTGGTTCATAAAGGGACCCTTAAGAAAGGCCAGTACATTGCTTCTCGAAGGATTCAAAACCCTAACCTCCGGTTTAATGAAAAAAGTGCCATAACAAATGGCTCTGGTAAACTAATGGATGGTGGTTCCCACAATCCAGCATGTGACGCCGTATATTTGTTTGTATGGGAAACATACACAGGTCGACTTATATCACAAACGTGGTTATATGATACGTGTGATGAAGAGGATGGTGCAGAACCGCCGACTGGCGAGCCACAACAAGAAGAGGAACTTGATTGTAAAGATGCTCAGGACGCCCTTTCTGTGGATATAGCAGGAGAAAATAGTTTGATAGAGCCTGAACCTGGAACAGAAACAGGTGCCACCCGCAATTACATTTACCAATGGATGTTCTTAAGGAACAGTTTTGGCTTATATACATGGAAAAGTACTGAGCGGGGTTATCATAAAAAAGTAGGAGACGAATGGCAATGGGATAGATTGGAGCATCTGAGTGTAGGCATGGATGGCATGACGCCGGGAGCTGAAGTGACCATTAACAATTTTATACTTCAACCTACACTTGGCAAATATTATTCAATTGCAAAGGCTTATTTCAATTATAAGGCAAAACCAATTTGTGATACAAAATTAAACCCAATTCCTGCAGTTAGCATGAATTTGACTGCGGTTTGTGAAGTATGGTACGTAAATGACATATTTTAATGAAAATAATATTAATCTTTCTTCTTTCTGGATTTATTTGTGCTTCATGTCAGGTAAAGAAAATGACTAAGATTTCCTTAGTTGGGCTTGAGACGAATATGTATATTGTTGATCATGGCTCAGGTGCTATTTTTGACTTAAAAAATGATACTAACTTGATTGCAAATTCAAACAATGTGATCCTATATCGTACCACAATAAAATCGACAATATACAACAGTAGAGCACTGACAAAAGGTCAAATTCAAATTTCAGATGACCCTGAAACCATAAAATCAAAATCTTTTTCTCATCAATATTTCCTTCATAAAACCAATAAAATCTCAGGAATCAGATTCGAAGATGGCGCTAATGTTAACAAGAAATATTTATTTAATGTTGATTCCTTATTGTTACAAAACCCGATATTGAAGGGTGGAAGTGCAGATTTCGACGATAATAGCATTTTTTTATCTAAGAACACTACGCCTGATGGGTTAATACAAGAGACTTATGTTTATAAATCTAGTCCATTGGGCAATTATCCAGATACCACTTATTTAGTTTTTGATCCCAAATGGAAAAATTCAACAAAATACACTTTGTCTCAAAACATCGACAAAGTAAAAAAAATGAAGCTCATTCAGGTCCGTTCTGTTTTTAATCCTATTCACAAAGAAATAAATAAAAGAAAGCTTGAAATCCCACGTCGAATAATTGATGTTAGAATGTTTGAACCGACTTTAAGCGCTCTAGAATTAATGAAAATAAGAAAGGCATTTGAAAATTTTGGAAGTTAGGACTGACCTAAAGCTCAGAGAAACCATAAACTAGAGGCTGTGAATCACACAATGAAGCAGCCTCTTCTTCTAATTTTTTATGCAGTGATAAATACCATCTGCTATAAAATTGAATGTCTTGAATAGAAAAAACTGTATGGCTAAGTAATCTTCGTTTTTTGAGACAATAATTTAAAAGCAAATTTTAAGTCCAACCGATAGTTACTCATTTTTAATATTTTTAGCTGCCTAAGGATAAATTTGAAGAAACTGGCGTAATTTTTAAAAAAACTAAGGTTTTAGTTTTCAGCTTTTTTTATTATCTTTAGTTTAAAGATGTTGTATGAAAAAGTTTGCTCTATTTATTATTATATTATTGTATTCAGCATTAAGCTTTGCTGAAATAAAATCTTTTCATTTAAAAGGCAAAATTGAGGGGTCGGAGGATTTCAAGTATGCATATGTTTTTGACAGTGAATCAAAACTACTTACTAAGCAAACAATCAATAATAGAACTTTTGAATTGTCTGGGCGCTATGACATGCACAGGAGATTTGGTGGACCTGCCATTCTAGAACTACTGTTAACAAATGTTGATGGTACACAAGAACAGGTTCTTTCGAATCGCCCGCTCTCTAGAAGACGTTATAATCATTGTGTGATTTTTGTTGAAGATAGTGTGCAAGTCGTCTACAATGGGAACACAAGAGTTTTTACGATTCAAGGTGGTGTTAAGAATGACATCCAAAACAAATTTCATGCTTTAGACATTCTTTTTCTTAAACAACGAGACAGCTC from Pedobacter endophyticus includes:
- a CDS encoding S41 family peptidase, yielding MLSKIVITFLLVINFISVYSQNRNTCDCTIVLKEIISDIESNYPGFRSKVNVANKNYYKELKNKVITQAMTTSNRESCFYIIEKYIQFFKDNHIIFSDRKTSPSQHSFSGRTIKKTSRQLIGIWRRNSDSLLVSIVKGSDNKYEGYILKPNGRLGEIHFELIGNEHEFRIRNYDTPLTTDLLRGRRLKNLLIEPNGIWQKMDNEQSGIEVKTSTYSVNKKFRYKQVKEDIYYLGIPSFNTDARSFDSIIVNQIIPQLEENKIKHLIIDLRNNVGGNSSFLSLMRFAYEKPFSIPGDFVFASPKLIQNYEISTNSFRRAILPKLRVNMGGFVQRDSLIITLKENYQYPKTISIIVNENSASSSEYFLILAKHSTKVKLYGRHTAGTLDYSELFEPEKLSCEDYFLMRPTTKSYWTDTSPIDNKGILPDIDLSSYPENEWVDIILDKLK